From the genome of Astyanax mexicanus isolate ESR-SI-001 chromosome 3, AstMex3_surface, whole genome shotgun sequence:
ATTCACTGTGCTTCACATATTCATTAAATCAAAGCTTCATTAGCAGGTATCACATTCCGACCTTATCATGTTCCACTGCACAGGTATGAAAGATCATGAATACACAACAACCCGGGAATGAGATAACCTCCTCTCAGACACGGTTCTGATCTGGGAGAACAGTAGCTCAATTTCACTCTTGATACACACAGAGGAACAAAGCCCTGCTCTGAAATGAACTTCTGATACAAGAAACAGTGGCGGTACGTAAGAAGAAGTGAAACCGAcccagagactgagagagaaagagagagagagagagagagagagaggaagtcaGGGCTGGTTAGTAGACTGTGTAAAGCTCTGACCGCACATGTCTCAATCACAGTTCTTTAGGAAATGATTCAGTGAATTTTAACATCAATACTTTTTGCTTTAATACattttgattaatttaatttgGTACGATTTGGCACGAGTTGGGAACGACGTGGGGTGGTGATCAACCAACATCCTGACAATCTAGTGGAAAGCTTTCCCTGGACaggagagacagttactccaacaaaagaaaaGCAGGATATACTTTTTTAATATCCTACTTCAGAATAAACAATGGGGAAATTTCCCAGACAGGATTTAAGCTATGTCTTACACTACACAGCCATTTAAATGGAGGTTTTTGATGAAAGAAAGACATAGTTTACGACTAGGCTTAATCAGTGTCTGGTAAACTGACCCAATGAATGAGCAAgcatttgtccatatattgtattacAGAGATCCTACATCTCCCACAAGTTGCAGACCtcaaatgcacagaaaacaagttcatattcacaaagttttataagttcagaaatcaatatttggtggaataaccctgttttttaatcacagttttcatgcatcttggcatgttctccttcaccagtcttgcacactgcttttggataaccttgtgccactcctggtgcaaagtttCAAgcggtttagcttggtttgatggattctggacatccatcttcctcttgattatatttctaaAGGTTTTTTAAATTTTCAATAATCCCAGTAAACATTTTAGTGTTTACGAGGAAGATCATTGTTTTAGATGCTTCTCAGGAGGAGCAAACTGACCTTTGGCCTGAATTGGCCTGACTATCCTATTGTGTAGACCAGGAATTATACAGCAGTTTTGAAGAGCTGTCCCATGCCGCTCCACCAAAGTTCtatagtgcagtagcagcattgAGAGAGACATCATCATCTgtttacagtcagtggagcatcataATGATTCTCAAACTGCTGTTTAAAGTACATCTGCTACTTAATTTCCTTAAGTCAGTGCCTTAAGACCCGTCATTACAGTGATTTAGACAGCATTAGCATTTATTAGCACTGTCTGTGCATGAAGACAGTACATAACTGAAGCATGAGCTCACTGATCACTGCAGCTGCATCCATACTGATTTACATTCCCACAGCAGAATGTACACTAACCGCTGACTGAGGCACCAGCTGCACAGCTGGCCCGGGATCACTGGCAGCGTGAGCTGGTTACCAAGGGTTCAGATAACACACAGTTCCCCCCACAGGGAACCATTTACtactacatatatacacacactcaccatccaACTAGACCAGGATTACATTTAAAACTTTGCGTTCTACAAGTACCTGACATGTTACAGTACATACAACAGCTATGTGATGTAACTTCTCCAGTCCTGTGGTGTTTATACTGACTGTTTGGAAAGAACACAAGTAATGTAAAGTCTAGTAGACATGTTTACATTTCTCgtaaacagaactttttttttctttacatctgTGTGTATACATGCATATCTTTGTTCAcattatacttttaaaaataaaggaacTACAACGCCAAtcaaagcactgccactatgatcgggagattgttggtttgaatcccagtcatgcagcttgccctgagagagcaccgttggccttgctctctctctgggtgggtagatggcgctcttttccctcatcactgctagggtgatgtcaatcagcacaaggcgtctgtgagctgatgtatcggaataaTACTACatctgcagcagttcaaaaagaggcgctggctggctttacatgtatcggaggaggcatgcgctagtcttcaaGCTcctttgtgttgtggcatcattagTAATGGGGAACATGCAGCtgaataggtaaaaaaaaatctgactagCTAAAGAGGAGAAACATGCATGAAAAAAGAAATTAGACAATAGCATCACTCAAAAACCCTTGTAGCACCTTCATTTTTAAAAGTGCCACATTTCAGTTGGGTTCAGCTGAGTTCCTTTTCTAGATCAAGTGGTGTATGTACACGCCCTCATAACAGAGTAACTGATACTCCCAGCAAACTGCTGTTCATTCACCGGGCAGAACAATGACAGCTTTAGTGAGGGAATATCAAGGCTACTAGGACCCACATTCACAAAGGATCTCAGTGTAATATGACTATGCTATTTCTGAAGCTAGTATTTTCCTTCCCTGCATAATGAAATGTTCTCTTCTCTGGCTTCCTCTAGATGCTTGCTTCAGATATGAATTTCTAAAACTGGCCTACAAAGCCTACAAAGGACCAGACAGTCCTTTTGGATTCAAGGCCAACAATCAATTTGTTAggctacacagctctggaaaaaagagaccacttaaaataaagagtttgcttgattttaccaaattgaaaacctcttcaatataatcaagaggaagatggatgatcaaaagccatcaaaccaaactaaactgcttgaatttttgcaccaggaggcataaagttatccaaaagcagtgtgtaagactggtggaggagaacatgccaaaatgcatgtaaactgcgattaaaaacggggttattccaccaaatattgatttctcttctCTTTATGATTTCTTTAACctttatgaaaaataaaaaataacgtattttctttgcattatttaaggtctgaaagctctgcatctttttgttatttcagccatttcttattttttgaaaaaaaaaaatgctctaaatgacaatatttttatttggaatttggaattttatttatttttatttttaatttaatttaatttgtatttctATCTTTAGGCAAGCCTCCACCCACTCACTGTGCAGATTAGatttagggcatcagtgtgtttttgctatcataacatcaggaaaagtacgccttgcTCGCTtaatgtacttattctcttaattaatcatgggtgggttttgggtgtaatgtgcaatgaaccaatcagtgtgtcacttgccattccctttaggaTCCAGGTTCACAATATATtcttaaacaatgcaggtgcaaggcgtgaaagtACCAGTAGTTGATAAATAGGGTCCTTTGTATGAATATGTATGAGTGGATGGTGAAACCTTACTCTACTTTGCTCTGTATAAAATATCTGCTAAATGAAGAGTATATAACCGTAAATAATTACAGCAGTTAATGTTTAAAGTGGAAAAAAACTGATCCTAGATCAGGACCCCCATTCTAAGATTCTTTCAGCTTTTAAACAGAACAGCCCCTCCTCTCCTGGATTCTTAAGCACACACAGCTGCTGGTGGACAGATGTTTGCAAACACAAAACACTCCTACTTTCCCATCTCTTCTGGTTCCAGGCTCCTCAAGGACTTAATGATAAAAACTGCCAGCAATGTAACTGtactctagaccaggggtgtccaaactacggcccgcgggccatttgcggcccgtttttcttttttggagcggcccgcgaggtattttagaaataaaatgaaagttggcccgctgttaagcaggtttttataatgtgagattcaaagtttgaacgctagttgtcagaaacgggccaaagagtctaatagcggagagagtgcgcatttctagcgcagaaaaacaggccaaagagtctaaaagcggagagagtgcgcatttctagcgcagaaaaacaggccaaagagtctaaaagcggagagagtgcgcatttctagcgcagaaaaacaggccaaagagtctaacaacggagagggtgcgcatttctagcacagaaaaccgggccaaagagtctaaaagttgccgtaattaaggagtttaatattaagagacatcatgaaattaaacatcaatttgaaaaatcttagtttacacaacactgtcaaagataaatatagtaagtcaagtaaaatggtgtgtaaatgaaataatcaggaaaaaagtattatttaaagtggtatatttccttgtttgttttattacagagtttggcccgtgacttcaaatatatttctccttttggcccccaacaaaaaaagtttggacacacctgctcTAGACTTATCACATAGCCTAAAATGCTATATACTTTCTTATCAGAAATATCTAAAACGAGAACCGTGAAATAAAAAAGTGGCATATTTGAGAAGCTTTTTCAAATGACTAACAAGTGCAAACTTCAGCCAAATATTAGGGATCTGGACAGTGGATTAAAACCCTCTAGACCCTGTTATACTGAGACCCAATAAACAACAGGCTGAATGATGTATAAACCTGAAAATGATGACATTACACAATGAACAATGGAGATGCACTTCAATAATACTGTAGATGTACAGTATGTCCTCTCAGGTCAGGTCAATCAGTAGAAGTATGGAAATGCAGCAAAGGGTATGGAGGACTACTCACAGATGAAGTATGAAATTCAGAGACTTTCTCTCCAGTAATTCAATTCATTGGGTCTCCTTCCAGCAGACAGACGCAGAAGCAAGCCTGTACCTGCACTGTCAACTCTAAAACTTGGGAAACATACTTCTCctttcacacagagagagaatctGCTTGATCTGACATGAAGACCCAGCTTAAAGCTGTCCAACATGGAGCTTCAGCATCAGATGGAGGCATGGAGTACCTGCACATCACTGACTTCTCAGATTACAAGCACAGCTCTCCAGGACTTCCCAACCAGGATAAAACATAGTAGCCAATCTGTTTGGTCTAAATAAGCACAATATCATTATAATCACCATATCTATGAGCAGAGGTGAGAGCacggaaaaatatggtttagggtttagttgcTCTTTAACACGCGATTATAGAGGCTGGTaactaatgaacttatcctgtgcaacagagacggtcctgatgagagccagtttcgtcataatgtttttgattgtctttgcgactgcatttaATGATACTTTTAAGTTCTTCTGAATTCTTGGATTTTTTCAGacagactgaccttcattttctaAAACACTTTATGATACTTTCTaagttattttacattaaaacatagCCATGTAACTAAATCCAGTCTGTGTGATAGAATTAAGCAcaactgatgagagccagttttatcatgacGGTTTTGacgagccagtttcatcataaggtttttgatggtctttgcgactgcacttgataATACTTTCAAGTTCTGTTAAATTAAAATATAGCTTTGCAACTAATTCCAGACAGCGCCATATTACTATAAttaccatacagctctggaaaaaaataagagaccattaaaaattataagtttgtttgattttaccaaattgaaaacttctggaatataatcaagaggaagatggatgatcacaagccatcaaaccaagctggactgcaTGATTTTTTGCACAGGAGtataggcataaagttatccaaaagcagtgtgtaagactagtggaggagaacatgccaacttgccaagatgcatgaaaactgcaattaaaaaaacagggctattcctGTAACttataacttgttttctttgcattatttgagatctgaaagctctgcatctttttggttatttcagcaaaatgcatgctctaaatgacaagatttttatttggaatttgggagaaatgttgtccatagtttatagacaaaaaacaacgtttatttaacttaaacatatacctgtaaatagcaaaatcagagaaactgattcagaaactgaagtagtctctaattttttttacagagctgcatCTATGAGCAGGTCAGAGGTGAGAGCATCAGCCACACTCCCAGATGAAGATGGGTCTGGTGGTCTAATGATCACAGATGGTGGTCTCCTCCAGCTCAGCAGGCTTGTGGAAAACTCAGAACAGCACTTACCACAGAGCTATGCGCTCCTTTGGGTAGTTCAGCCGCTCTATGGTCCCGAGGAAATAGGGCAGGGAGTGCTCGGAGTTCCTGCAGATCATGGCTATCACCACCCTGGGGGCGAGCAGCGGAGACTCCGGGCTCCAGCGCTCTTCATGGAAGTAGCCGAGGACCCACCCGAAGCTCAGCAGGAACCCCAGCGCCCACCCCAACAAAACCTCCCGAAACATGGCCGTTTATAACGGACAGGAGCCTGAATACGTGGCTTTTAGCGCAGCAGCCAGGCTACACAGTCCGTGTAGCGCACTAAAACTTCTCCATGAAGaagcaggagagaaaaaaaaagcgatAAAATATAACTGCGCCGACAGAAATACAGTCCACTGACAACTCCTCGCGGAGCTAATTAAAGGGGATGTGAGCTCAGCCATTAAAGGGGAGGTGCCTGTAATTTTATACCGCTCAGCTGTGAAACTGTAGGCTACAGTTATTAACAGctttatatatacaataataatatattagaaAAAGTGtacacacaccttctcattcaatgtttttattaatttgattttcCTACATTATACTACAGcacctcaaaaaattagaatataattgaaaagatacttttattatttcagtaatgtgaaactcataaatattatatagatatattacacacagagtgatctattttaagcgtttatttcttttattgttgatgattatggcttacagccaataaaaaccccaaagtcagtgtctcagaaaatttgaatattatataagacccattGGTACTTAGgacagtgtgccaggtcctgctggaaaatgaaatccacatctgcaTAAgataagattttctgggaaaacactgcactgactttggactttggatataacacagtggaccaacaccagccgATGACATGTCTCTATGCTGGAAACACAGAagatgttatattgatattgacccattTTAAGATATGAACTTATTACAAGACTTTTGTAATTATGAGAGAGAAAATCTGAGAAATTGTGACACTTATTATTATAAGATATTATTTACTAAGCATATTATAAAATTCAGCTCAACTGGTTTCATATGGTCTTCCTGGTTTCAAATCATGCATTATTCCATAGTTGATATGATATATTATGATGTACAATTATATAATAAGGAATTTATGAAAGAAACCATATTTTaggcacacacacagagaaatatataaaacaaaaaagcaacaaaagaagaaattttgtgtattttattcaAGCTCATTCTGAGAGAATATACAGGAATGTAAACATGTTCTCTGGAAATAATTCCAAGACTTTGTGCTCCCATTTACAGGTATCGGATCAGATCAGATCTACTAATATACACACCTTCCTTGAACATCAGGTAACATTAGCGTTATTAAACTACTGTTTCTTCATAATTTCTTAATGAACAGTGAAGACACTGCAGATAATACCttgtttataacatgtttataacTTAGCTCCAGGGCCTGGTCTTTCCACCTCCAGCGTTAAGGAGGCTGCTGCTGGTTCATCTACCAGCCAGAACAGCTCACCCTGGGTTGGCTTGACAAGGGCTGAAGGCAATAAAGGGCCATCTCCACCCTCCAATACTTGCtgcagaagaaaagaaaaacacataagGAAGGAAATGGGTGTGAACAAAGTGCGGTCAgaaacaattatttattacagtgGTTCTAGATATAGAGCTGAGCTTTGGGGAAGTAGCAAACAATCCATACGTTTGGTACTGTTCCATAGTTGCATATTAAAAAGCTATTGCATCTAGATATCAATGCAGAAATCAAAATATCACAAACAAATTTTGGTCAAACTGATTATAATAAAAATTCTACACTGTAACAAATTGTCCAGTAAAGCCACTAATGTCAAGTGATGTCATACTttctttgaaaaagtaatcagattactgattATCTCTTTTAGCCCcttagtaacttagttactttatggttTACTTGATGTTCAGTAGTTTGATTACAAACTAAAGAACCTCAAGGAACTGTGACACCctgctaaaagctaaaaaatggCTAGTGATGATAACTGTATCAGGGGTCAGTCTCATCTGCAAGTGTGTGTGCAAGCTTTCCAATCCTAACAATCTAGAGAACACCATGTTCCACTAGTTTAACCAGTTggatttaaacatttaatcaaGTGAAATCCTGCAACCATGCCTGaaaaaatactgtactgtacctTGAGCACAGTAGCTTTGCTGCCCCCAGTGGACACAAATACCACGCAGCGTGCAGCGTTCACCGTGGGCAGAGTGAGGGTCACACGCTGAGGGGGAGGTTTGGGAGAGTCACTGATTGGAGCCACCGTTTTCTGGCTTTCCTGTAAATGAGATgcaaaatataagaaaaatacaaaaatgttagAAATAGGGGTGACAGGTTTTTACGTAACATTTAAACTTAAACTACAAAAGGCAGAAATTCAGTTGTCATGACTTCTCATATctactattatttttatacatcagTTATTGGTGTATTATTAACAATGTCAAGCACTGTCCAAGTACTGATTCAGCATTGCATGCTACGCCTTCAAAATAATCACTTTTTGCAGGCAGAAGAGATGACGAGTGTAATATTTCTGCACCCTGAGAGATTTTAGATAATCATGAGACTCATGTGAGTGCGTTCAGAGGACAGAAACTGCATATCATAACTGACATGCAAAATCCTTGTTTCTCCAAAACAAAAAGCAACCAAAAACATATTAACTGGAGtgatgtcaatgtaaaaatataggAGCTTATTAGGAGATTATTGAAATGCTTTATCTATTTGCTAGTTAAAAGCTAAAAAAGGCTAAAAGTTAACGCTAGCTGGCTAGAGACAGCACTGATTCAGTTATGCAGCACAATTAAGTCTCCAAAGtggctaaaaatgctaaaaagctAACACAACCGGTGGTATAAAAGCTATAGCTTACAGCATACTGTGATGGGAGGACACAATGAAAACCCAGAGAAAACAGCAGCATTATATAttatgtaggggtgtgccatattgtatcatacacaataatattatgatattttttttaatatttgtttatcaATTTACCTCTATAAaaaatttaagttattttaatattacattattcattttttactttattatacgTTAAGTTACTTTACAAAATAGACTACAGTTCAGAGTTCTAATGATTTTTGTCTTGTTTCTAATgtttataacaataatataattatatttacaataaataaaaaatgtacatataCTTTGCTCCAACACTATACTGCCCACCCCTAATGGTAAGTCTTGAGCATAATGTTATGGCATATTAGGCTATGCTAGATCACGTTGTCTGCTGCAAACAGTACCAGAGCCAATGAaggtttaaatcttttttttttccctcacctGCAATAAAGGATGGTCTGGGAAGAGTGAGCAGGTATGTCCATCAGGTCCCATGCCAAGCAGCAACATATCAAATACAGGTGTTTGATCTGTACCGAATGCCTGCAGGAAATTTCAGAAGTCTTACAACACTGAATAAATGTCTATTCTCAATAAATCTGGCAACtatattaaaaatctatatacatttttaatcactGTACCTTACTGAGTTTGCTGGAGTAATCTTCTGCACACTCCTGCACTGGTAAGGATGGGTTTATTGCCAAAACTCTGTCCTCAGGAATGTTGATTTTTGAGAACAACTGATTCTAAGATGAAGAACAAAACAGGCAGGGTTTTAATGCATGTACATATAATTAAATGACATCATATCACTGCCACTGTACAATACTGTTCCAGCACTTACCTTATAAAGACCATACGTGCTCTCAGGATCGTCAAAAGGAACCAGTCTCTCATCGCAGAACCCCACCAGCCACCGGCTGCAGTCTAGGTTCGGTACTGCAGGCAGCTCCTTACTTAAAATGTTTACTAGACTTCCTCCAGACAGACCCAGAGAAAAGGAGTCAGCACCGCCACTCAGGGCCTTCTCCGCTCGAGAGGCCACCAGCTGGGCGAGGGCCGGACCGAGTTCTGCTGCTGACAGGAACACCACCACTCTTCGGCCTGACATTGTTTCCTTAAAATAACAGTAGAAAAGAAGAATTGCATGATTTTCTCAAGAAGTTGCTTGAACAAATTGAACAAATACTGACATCTACAATTTACAGCTACTTGGAGGAGATATGCTCAAAGAGACGTAAATACAACctattccagtcatgaataaagaaaataaatctttttCTGGTGCAAAATGTCTGTGTTTgtcatattaaaaattaaatttaatggtTGGCTGTACAGAAATAAAGCGTTTTAAGACATGCACCGTGACCCCTCTTAAATCCtgctactttattattattataattataatattattagaaGTAATACATGAGGATGCTTTATAAGATTAACTGTTTTTATCACCACAAGGAAAGTAATAGGGTGTGCATTTTAAGTTGCTTAAATTTgcaaaatatatttcatattaattatatttatttagataatATGTACAGATCCTAtatgataaatgaataaatacaatatCAAATCTAGAGATTAGATACATCCCTTTACTTATCTACAGCAGGTAATTCTGAGGACAGGTGGAATCAGGCTCAGGCTGGGCAGCTTGTGTGCAGCTCAGGCTGAGTCTGGAGCGCCGGAGAGCTTTAGAAACAGGCGGTAACTGATTAAAAAGACTCTAAACATGACTCTGCACGTATTTCCACACAAATTAGACTCCCACAAATCACTACAT
Proteins encoded in this window:
- the pgls gene encoding 6-phosphogluconolactonase; this translates as MSGRRVVVFLSAAELGPALAQLVASRAEKALSGGADSFSLGLSGGSLVNILSKELPAVPNLDCSRWLVGFCDERLVPFDDPESTYGLYKNQLFSKINIPEDRVLAINPSLPVQECAEDYSSKLSKAFGTDQTPVFDMLLLGMGPDGHTCSLFPDHPLLQESQKTVAPISDSPKPPPQRVTLTLPTVNAARCVVFVSTGGSKATVLKQVLEGGDGPLLPSALVKPTQGELFWLVDEPAAASLTLEVERPGPGAKL